In Cupriavidus taiwanensis, the following proteins share a genomic window:
- a CDS encoding GntR family transcriptional regulator, with translation MGCRATGRSIGYVICNYNAPNSLILRCCGCTISGCGSLAVVHFPNLVTSVTQTLSPSARLRTLGMSAEIAARLRTMIEEGELPPGARIDERAFCETFDVSKTPLREALKVLVSEGLVLHRQYIGYRVAPLDLEELRATFETLHGLEALAGELAAQRLGAAAMAKLERRHQAMIDAHTAGRRTDYFRINQEIHQLIIDGAANPVLAGVYATLMSKVHRARGAANADTLRWQESHEEHEAIMAALREPGRPRLAQVLRSHSENTAREVLTVVAQTLAEGNARNGALKQSA, from the coding sequence ATGGGGTGTCGCGCAACAGGCCGGAGTATAGGATACGTAATCTGTAATTACAACGCGCCTAACTCATTGATTTTACGATGTTGCGGATGCACAATTTCGGGGTGTGGTAGCCTTGCTGTGGTGCATTTCCCCAATTTGGTGACGTCTGTGACACAAACGCTTTCCCCTTCCGCGCGCCTGCGCACGCTCGGCATGTCGGCCGAGATCGCCGCGCGGCTGCGCACCATGATCGAAGAGGGCGAACTGCCGCCCGGCGCGCGCATCGACGAACGGGCCTTCTGCGAGACCTTCGATGTCTCGAAGACACCGCTGCGCGAGGCGCTGAAAGTGCTGGTGTCCGAGGGACTGGTGCTGCACCGGCAGTACATCGGCTACCGGGTGGCGCCGCTGGACCTGGAAGAACTGCGCGCCACCTTCGAAACCCTGCACGGGCTGGAGGCGCTGGCGGGCGAGCTGGCGGCGCAGCGGCTGGGCGCGGCGGCGATGGCCAAGCTGGAGCGGCGCCACCAGGCCATGATCGATGCCCACACGGCCGGCCGGCGCACCGACTATTTCCGCATCAACCAGGAGATCCACCAGCTCATCATCGACGGCGCCGCCAACCCGGTGCTGGCCGGCGTCTACGCCACGCTGATGAGCAAGGTGCACCGCGCCCGCGGCGCCGCCAACGCCGATACCCTGCGCTGGCAGGAGTCGCACGAGGAACACGAGGCCATCATGGCCGCGCTGCGCGAACCCGGCCGGCCGCGGCTGGCGCAGGTGCTGCGCAGCCATTCGGAGAACACCGCGCGGGAAGTGCTGACCGTGGTGGCGCAGACGCTGGCCGAAGGCAATGCGCGCAACGGCGCGCTCAAGCAATCTGCCTGA
- a CDS encoding fumarylacetoacetate hydrolase family protein, producing the protein MKLVRVGNPGAERPGMIDEAGRVRDLSAVIHDVDAAQLAPAALQSLAQVDPHTLPVIEGARFGVPWTGIGKIVAIGLNYADHAAEAGMPLPAEPIVFLKANSSLNGPNDAVMLPFGSHKTDWEVELGVIIGTTARNVSREQALEHVAGYCVVNDVSEREFQIERGGTWDKGKGCDTFCPAGPWLVTRDEVPDPQALGLWLEVNGERVQQGTTATMVFDVATLVSYVSRFMTLLPGDLIATGTPPGVGMGFKPPRFLKAGDTMRLGVDKLGEQVQPVVAYGER; encoded by the coding sequence ATGAAACTGGTTCGAGTAGGCAACCCCGGCGCGGAGCGCCCCGGCATGATCGATGAGGCAGGCCGCGTGCGCGATCTTTCCGCCGTGATCCACGATGTCGATGCGGCGCAGTTGGCGCCGGCCGCGCTGCAGTCGCTGGCCCAGGTCGATCCGCACACCCTGCCGGTCATCGAAGGCGCGCGCTTTGGCGTGCCCTGGACCGGTATCGGCAAGATCGTGGCGATCGGCCTGAACTATGCCGACCACGCCGCCGAAGCCGGCATGCCGCTGCCGGCCGAGCCGATCGTATTCCTGAAGGCCAACAGCTCGCTCAATGGTCCCAACGATGCGGTGATGCTGCCGTTCGGCTCGCACAAGACCGACTGGGAAGTGGAGCTGGGCGTGATCATCGGCACTACTGCGCGCAATGTTTCGCGCGAGCAGGCGCTGGAGCATGTGGCCGGCTACTGCGTGGTCAACGATGTCTCCGAGCGCGAGTTCCAGATCGAGCGCGGCGGCACCTGGGACAAGGGCAAGGGCTGCGACACCTTCTGCCCGGCCGGCCCGTGGCTGGTGACCCGCGACGAAGTGCCGGACCCGCAGGCGCTGGGCCTGTGGCTGGAGGTCAACGGCGAGCGCGTGCAGCAGGGCACCACCGCGACCATGGTGTTCGACGTGGCCACGCTGGTCAGCTATGTCAGCCGCTTCATGACGCTGCTGCCAGGCGACCTGATCGCGACCGGCACCCCGCCCGGCGTGGGCATGGGCTTCAAGCCGCCGCGCTTCCTGAAAGCCGGCGACACCATGCGCCTGGGCGTGGATAAGCTGGGCGAGCAGGTGCAGCCGGTGGTGGCGTACGGCGAGCGCTGA
- a CDS encoding M20 aminoacylase family protein gives MSEHAPEIESYLGATLQSPASPLKHRYCALADTLDSRAELEAIRRNIHQHPELAFDEVRTAGLVATLLEGWGYAVTRGVGGTGVVGTLRCGESGHSVGIRADMDALPIHERTALPYASVNAGRMHACGHDGHTAILLGAARQLARTRNFNGTVHLIFQPAEEIGAGGGAERMLADGLFERFPCDAIFGLHNHPGVEQGTFLFRSGPFMAACDTVTITIRGKGGHAARPHQSVDPILVAGSLVMALQSVVSRYVDPNETAVVTIGTLHAGHAPNVIPDHARMELSVRSFSPDVRAALEHRIRQLATAHAEGYGAVAEIDYVRGYPVLVNSERETEFARQVAEELVGPGKVVDQAARIAGSEDFAYFLQQRPGCFVRLGNGANQPLLHNAGYDFNDDNLTVGAAYWTRLVERYLGN, from the coding sequence ATGTCTGAGCACGCCCCCGAAATCGAGTCTTACCTCGGCGCCACCCTCCAGTCCCCCGCGTCACCGCTGAAGCATCGATACTGCGCGCTGGCCGATACCCTCGACAGCCGCGCCGAACTCGAAGCGATCCGGCGCAATATCCACCAGCACCCCGAACTGGCCTTCGACGAGGTCCGCACGGCCGGCCTGGTCGCCACCTTGCTGGAAGGCTGGGGCTACGCGGTCACGCGCGGTGTGGGCGGGACCGGGGTGGTGGGGACCTTGCGCTGCGGCGAAAGTGGCCACAGCGTGGGCATCCGCGCCGACATGGACGCGCTGCCGATCCACGAGCGCACCGCGCTGCCGTACGCCAGCGTCAACGCGGGCCGCATGCACGCCTGCGGCCACGATGGCCACACCGCGATCCTGCTCGGCGCGGCCAGGCAACTGGCGCGCACGCGCAATTTCAACGGCACCGTGCACCTGATCTTCCAGCCGGCCGAGGAAATCGGCGCCGGCGGCGGTGCCGAGCGCATGCTGGCCGACGGGCTGTTCGAGCGCTTTCCGTGCGATGCCATCTTCGGCCTGCATAACCATCCAGGCGTGGAGCAAGGCACATTCCTGTTCCGTTCCGGTCCGTTCATGGCGGCGTGCGACACCGTCACCATCACCATCCGCGGCAAGGGCGGCCACGCCGCGCGACCGCACCAGTCGGTCGATCCGATCCTGGTGGCAGGCAGCCTGGTGATGGCGCTGCAGTCGGTGGTGTCGCGCTATGTCGATCCGAACGAGACCGCCGTGGTGACGATCGGCACGCTGCACGCCGGCCACGCCCCCAACGTGATCCCCGACCATGCGCGCATGGAACTCAGCGTGCGCTCGTTCAGCCCCGACGTGCGCGCCGCGCTGGAGCACCGCATCCGCCAGCTTGCCACGGCGCATGCCGAAGGCTACGGCGCGGTGGCAGAGATCGATTACGTGCGCGGCTACCCGGTGCTGGTCAACAGCGAGCGCGAGACCGAGTTCGCGCGGCAGGTGGCCGAGGAACTGGTCGGCCCCGGCAAGGTAGTGGACCAGGCCGCGCGCATTGCCGGCAGCGAGGACTTTGCCTACTTCCTGCAACAGCGCCCCGGCTGCTTCGTGCGGCTGGGCAACGGCGCCAACCAGCCGCTGCTGCACAACGCCGGCTATGACTTCAACGACGACAACCTGACCGTCGGCGCGGCCTACTGGACCCGGCTGGTGGAGCGCTACCTGGGCAACTGA